One genomic segment of Ictalurus punctatus breed USDA103 chromosome 4, Coco_2.0, whole genome shotgun sequence includes these proteins:
- the si:ch211-14c7.2 gene encoding uncharacterized protein si:ch211-14c7.2 isoform X1: protein MLQHNNNNNYPCLDVAHRELLHGCRRNGTTFSSALGFGAIPLIKGLRAWAVSGGYSRSKRKAAAASQASDTAHESRIGTNHRKTHSFHTPGVRQGGLGALVTVATLKDSDGGRQTQTRCLFLKAEGCNYLCAMGTRVDGRKSGKGSQGVGICDGKPVRKWRKSSKRPKSMENISVVENKEREASTKLELLDKCSITQCLQAKSALTAINNDEDHLRFIRSEFSTLHELCEPAMCSLSTKYDSSTEVKEDTTLTSCPKLSGCEIFVGQDTPISTSDCTDKTTEISKHESDLTADVNLNYVLKSKEIAMPNSEEHCPGSRVVMHNKNGISSTISHSHCNTTDTIKYDIEILADRNLNKSNEFALVKFKQHGLQSEVLSEDTSKTNGTSLTISHSHFEETIITPASSIHSDDTLLTIMQVEQEIKKRTVDSSFNHDMEKIVHFGEMKKDMDSASNQYVGHLSEQAEEHWRSPACSSHHKEEIIMEENITFEDGKKLNSTNETFEELANSLSQGSGSFNVANAITSLPNPAPTTNTAALRSISRQQQEGTKGRRLALKPALELLEKQERDQEVDKVADDGPDVVDEEDGDEFGVFMKAGDEQVWNEGFNKLKKVPCEKHAGIDIRNSSVSNKPPSWTSDWTRGLSIKQSEDTWTAFKQEVVSRETEECWFSTAVEKMHLTHSSLVTVPNVFLEAFPNLKPSCGDSDCIPTLTELLQGSAAENRPEKNGRQSLLDSLQDLDRMIGVKYKVAESLSRKLLLQSLNLRTLNPEHAGGRKQNMARFSPNLPTSNQQLAANAKRRLSYDINRNIMS from the exons ATGCTAcagcacaacaacaacaataactacCCTTGCCTGGACGTGGCTCATAGAGAGCTGCTCCATGGTTGCAGGCGAAATGGTACTACGTTCAGCAGTGCCCTTGGATTTGGTGCAATCCCACTAATTAAAGGTCTTAGGGCTTGGGCAGTAAGTGGAGGATATTCAAGAAGTAAGAGAAAAGCTGCAGCTGCTTCTCAAGCATCTGACACAGCTCATGAGAGCAGAATTGGGACCAACCATAGGAAGACACATTCATTTCATACACCTGGGGTCAGGCAAGGAGGACTTGGCGCCCTAGTGACTGTGGCCACATTGAAGGACTCAGATGGAGGCAGGCAAACCCAGACTCGATGCCTCTTTCTCAAAGCCGAAGGATGTAATTACCTCTGTGCTATGGGGACCAGAGTGGATGGAAGAAAATCTGGAAAAGGGAGTCAGGGTGTGGGAATTTGTGATGGCAAACCTGTCAGAAAGTGGAGAAAGTCTAGCAAGAGACCTAAATCCATGGAGAACATCTCAGTAGTCGAGAATAAAGAGCGGGAGGCCTCTACAAAACTGGAGCTTTTGGACAAATGTTCCATAACACAGTGCCTACAGGCAAAAAGTGCCCTGACAGCGATTAACAATGATGAAGATCATCTAAGATTCATAAGGTCAGAGTTTTCTACTCTGCATGAGTTGTGTGAACCAGCCATGTGCAGCCTCTCTACCAAATATGATTCTAGTACAGAAGTGAAGGAAGACACAACACTAACCTCTTGCCCTAAACTCAGTGGTTGTGAGATTTTTGTGGGACAAGACACACCCATTTCTACCAGTGACTGTACCGATAAGACCACAGAAATCAGTAAACATGAAAGTGATCTTACAGCTGATGTGAATCTGAATTATGTTTTGAAATCCAAGGAAATTGCTATGCCAAACTCTGAAGAGCATTGTCCAGGATCTAGAGTAGTTATGCATAACAAAAATGGAATCTCATCCACCATTAGCCATAGCCActgcaacaccacagacacCATTAAATATGACATTGAAATTTTAGCAGATAGAAATCTGAATAAATCCAATGAATTTGCTTTGGTGAAATTTAAACAGCATGGTCTACAGTCTGAAGTACTTTCAGAGGACACCAGTAAGACAAATGGAACTTCGTTAACCATTAGTCACAGCCACTTTGAGGAGACTATCATAACCCCTGCATCCAGCATCCATTCAGATGATACTTTATTAACGATTATGCAAGTGGAACAGGAGATAAAGAAGAGAACAGTTGACAGTTCCTTTAATCATGATATGGAGAAGATTGTCCATTTTGGTGAAATGAAGAAAGACATGGATAGTGCCTCCAATCAGTATGTGGGTCACTTAAGTGAACAAGCAGAGGAGCACTGGAGGTCACCTGCGTGTTCTTCTCATCATAAGGAGGAAATAATCATGgaagaaaatattacatttgaggatggaaaaaaattaaactccACAAATGAGACTTTTGAAGAGCTTGCTAATTCTTTATCACAAGGTTCTGGCTCTTTCAATGTTGCTAATGCTATTACATCCCTGCCTAATCCGGCCCCCACCACAAACACAGCTGCCCTCAGATCCATAAGTAGGCAGCAACAGGAGGGGACCAAGGGTAGGAGATTAGCACTAAAACCAGCATTGGAGCTGTTAGAAAAGCAGGAGAGAGACCAGGAAGTGGACAAAGTGGCTGACGATGGGCCTGATGTGGTGGATGAGGAAGATGGGGATGAGTTTGGAGTCTTTATGAAGGCAGGAGATGAGCAGGTCTGGAATGAAGGATTCAACAAACTCAAAAAAGTGCCTTGTGAGAAGCATGCTGGCATTG ACATTAGAAACTCCTCTGTTTCAAATAAACCCCCATCCTGGACCTCTGACTGGACCAGAGGCCTGTCAATCAAGCAATCAGAGGATACATGGACTGCCTTCAAGCAGGAAGTTGTCAGTAGAGAAACAGAGGAGTGCTGGTTTTCGACTGCTGTGGAAAAAATgcacctcacacactcatctcTTGTTACTGTG ccAAATGTGTTTTTAGAGGCCTTTCCCAATCTAAAACCCTCCTGTGGAGATTCTGACTGCATTCCCACATTGACAGAGCTACTGCAAGGATCTGCAGCAGAAAACAGACCTGAAAAAAATGG TAGGCAGAGTCTATTGGACAGCCTTCAGGATCTGGACCGCATGATTGGTGTGAAATACAAGGTGGCAGAGTCTCTGTCCCGAAAGCTTCTCCTGCAGTCACTGAACCTGAGGACCCTGAACCCT GAGCATGCAGGCGGCCGTAAACAAAACATGGCAAGGTTTTCACCGAACCTTCCCACGTCCAACCAGCAGTTAGCAGCTAATGCTAAAAGAAGACTCTCTTATGACATCAACAGAAACATCATGTCATAG
- the si:ch211-14c7.2 gene encoding uncharacterized protein si:ch211-14c7.2 isoform X2, with protein MLQHNNNNNYPCLDVAHRELLHGCRRNGTTFSSALGFGAIPLIKGLRAWAVSGGYSRSKRKAAAASQASDTAHESRIGTNHRKTHSFHTPGVRQGGLGALVTVATLKDSDGGRQTQTRCLFLKAEGCNYLCAMGTRVDGRKSGKGSQGVGICDGKPVRKWRKSSKRPKSMENISVVENKEREASTKLELLDKCSITQCLQAKSALTAINNDEDHLRFIRSEFSTLHELCEPAMCSLSTKYDSSTEVKEDTTLTSCPKLSGCEIFVGQDTPISTSDCTDKTTEISKHESDLTADVNLNYVLKSKEIAMPNSEEHCPGSRVVMHNKNGISSTISHSHCNTTDTIKYDIEILADRNLNKSNEFALVKFKQHGLQSEVLSEDTSKTNGTSLTISHSHFEETIITPASSIHSDDTLLTIMQVEQEIKKRTVDSSFNHDMEKIVHFGEMKKDMDSASNQYVGHLSEQAEEHWRSPACSSHHKEEIIMEENITFEDGKKLNSTNETFEELANSLSQGSGSFNVANAITSLPNPAPTTNTAALRSISRQQQEGTKGRRLALKPALELLEKQERDQEVDKVADDGPDVVDEEDGDEFGVFMKAGDEQVWNEGFNKLKKVPCEKHAGIDIRNSSVSNKPPSWTSDWTRGLSIKQSEDTWTAFKQEVVSRETEECWFSTAVEKMHLTHSSLVTVPNVFLEAFPNLKPSCGDSDCIPTLTELLQGSAAENRPEKNGQSLLDSLQDLDRMIGVKYKVAESLSRKLLLQSLNLRTLNPEHAGGRKQNMARFSPNLPTSNQQLAANAKRRLSYDINRNIMS; from the exons ATGCTAcagcacaacaacaacaataactacCCTTGCCTGGACGTGGCTCATAGAGAGCTGCTCCATGGTTGCAGGCGAAATGGTACTACGTTCAGCAGTGCCCTTGGATTTGGTGCAATCCCACTAATTAAAGGTCTTAGGGCTTGGGCAGTAAGTGGAGGATATTCAAGAAGTAAGAGAAAAGCTGCAGCTGCTTCTCAAGCATCTGACACAGCTCATGAGAGCAGAATTGGGACCAACCATAGGAAGACACATTCATTTCATACACCTGGGGTCAGGCAAGGAGGACTTGGCGCCCTAGTGACTGTGGCCACATTGAAGGACTCAGATGGAGGCAGGCAAACCCAGACTCGATGCCTCTTTCTCAAAGCCGAAGGATGTAATTACCTCTGTGCTATGGGGACCAGAGTGGATGGAAGAAAATCTGGAAAAGGGAGTCAGGGTGTGGGAATTTGTGATGGCAAACCTGTCAGAAAGTGGAGAAAGTCTAGCAAGAGACCTAAATCCATGGAGAACATCTCAGTAGTCGAGAATAAAGAGCGGGAGGCCTCTACAAAACTGGAGCTTTTGGACAAATGTTCCATAACACAGTGCCTACAGGCAAAAAGTGCCCTGACAGCGATTAACAATGATGAAGATCATCTAAGATTCATAAGGTCAGAGTTTTCTACTCTGCATGAGTTGTGTGAACCAGCCATGTGCAGCCTCTCTACCAAATATGATTCTAGTACAGAAGTGAAGGAAGACACAACACTAACCTCTTGCCCTAAACTCAGTGGTTGTGAGATTTTTGTGGGACAAGACACACCCATTTCTACCAGTGACTGTACCGATAAGACCACAGAAATCAGTAAACATGAAAGTGATCTTACAGCTGATGTGAATCTGAATTATGTTTTGAAATCCAAGGAAATTGCTATGCCAAACTCTGAAGAGCATTGTCCAGGATCTAGAGTAGTTATGCATAACAAAAATGGAATCTCATCCACCATTAGCCATAGCCActgcaacaccacagacacCATTAAATATGACATTGAAATTTTAGCAGATAGAAATCTGAATAAATCCAATGAATTTGCTTTGGTGAAATTTAAACAGCATGGTCTACAGTCTGAAGTACTTTCAGAGGACACCAGTAAGACAAATGGAACTTCGTTAACCATTAGTCACAGCCACTTTGAGGAGACTATCATAACCCCTGCATCCAGCATCCATTCAGATGATACTTTATTAACGATTATGCAAGTGGAACAGGAGATAAAGAAGAGAACAGTTGACAGTTCCTTTAATCATGATATGGAGAAGATTGTCCATTTTGGTGAAATGAAGAAAGACATGGATAGTGCCTCCAATCAGTATGTGGGTCACTTAAGTGAACAAGCAGAGGAGCACTGGAGGTCACCTGCGTGTTCTTCTCATCATAAGGAGGAAATAATCATGgaagaaaatattacatttgaggatggaaaaaaattaaactccACAAATGAGACTTTTGAAGAGCTTGCTAATTCTTTATCACAAGGTTCTGGCTCTTTCAATGTTGCTAATGCTATTACATCCCTGCCTAATCCGGCCCCCACCACAAACACAGCTGCCCTCAGATCCATAAGTAGGCAGCAACAGGAGGGGACCAAGGGTAGGAGATTAGCACTAAAACCAGCATTGGAGCTGTTAGAAAAGCAGGAGAGAGACCAGGAAGTGGACAAAGTGGCTGACGATGGGCCTGATGTGGTGGATGAGGAAGATGGGGATGAGTTTGGAGTCTTTATGAAGGCAGGAGATGAGCAGGTCTGGAATGAAGGATTCAACAAACTCAAAAAAGTGCCTTGTGAGAAGCATGCTGGCATTG ACATTAGAAACTCCTCTGTTTCAAATAAACCCCCATCCTGGACCTCTGACTGGACCAGAGGCCTGTCAATCAAGCAATCAGAGGATACATGGACTGCCTTCAAGCAGGAAGTTGTCAGTAGAGAAACAGAGGAGTGCTGGTTTTCGACTGCTGTGGAAAAAATgcacctcacacactcatctcTTGTTACTGTG ccAAATGTGTTTTTAGAGGCCTTTCCCAATCTAAAACCCTCCTGTGGAGATTCTGACTGCATTCCCACATTGACAGAGCTACTGCAAGGATCTGCAGCAGAAAACAGACCTGAAAAAAATGG GCAGAGTCTATTGGACAGCCTTCAGGATCTGGACCGCATGATTGGTGTGAAATACAAGGTGGCAGAGTCTCTGTCCCGAAAGCTTCTCCTGCAGTCACTGAACCTGAGGACCCTGAACCCT GAGCATGCAGGCGGCCGTAAACAAAACATGGCAAGGTTTTCACCGAACCTTCCCACGTCCAACCAGCAGTTAGCAGCTAATGCTAAAAGAAGACTCTCTTATGACATCAACAGAAACATCATGTCATAG